A window of the Streptomyces griseochromogenes genome harbors these coding sequences:
- a CDS encoding TIM-barrel domain-containing protein, which translates to MPWPSWVPLGLAAALAGTVLTAPAPAAAATKAAGAVLDSAHSSVTWQSPVYPKGTGGGTESCPAAAADPDNKVCDRFDLTVSVPDGYWDDNPEGGVPLSVKWEKPSDDFDLYVYDDHGKQVASSAGTADPEATVIPRASGTYHVLVVPYDAHDNSFTGSAYLPATTDAGDLTSFSGGDGSYTIGAGALTARADFLTGGQLRLQADPSGSLSDPAGTAIVRKQPALQRHTSSFDAGDYYGIRSPEAVLRVYKKPLRFGLYKPDDRTRIWQEDKPLRWSTGGMRQSLTRGADEQFFGGGEQNGTFSHRGQTMYVANSFDWNEGGYNNSQPFYLSSAGYGVLRNTFAPGVYTFGSPVTTGQQERRLDAYYFPGDAKRVIGKYTALVGKPFMPPVYGLEPGDSDCYLHNANRGERHTLDALKIADGYTENQMPLGWMLVNDGYGCGYENLEQTAKGLRDHHAQLGLWTQDGIDKLADQVKAGQRVAKLDVAWVGNGYKFALDACDAAKKGIEDNSDARGFVWLPVSWAGAQRCGVLWSGDQKLSWDYIRWQIPTYAGATLSGIAYNTGDVGSIYRHDAKMYARDLQWKAFLPAVMTMDGWASDLTTGKPADQQPWRDGEPYTSINRKYLQLKERLLPYMYTLSAEAAKTGVGAVRPLWLEYPDDPDTLGAEAKYEFLSGPDFLVAPVYQDSDTRDGIYLPKGTWTDYWTGRTYQGPTTLNGYHAPLDTLPLFVREGAIVPMWPKGTTSWQTRDRHELDWDVYPSAHGTSRYTLYEDDGVTRAFAEGAAATQRVSAHADARGTTVTVGASKGEYADRPDARTYRFTVHGDTAPARVLVDGRQLPDSAWAYDADTHVTTISTPSLPLDSGFAVRLVDAE; encoded by the coding sequence GTGCCGTGGCCGTCCTGGGTTCCACTGGGGCTGGCGGCCGCCCTGGCCGGGACGGTGCTCACCGCCCCGGCGCCCGCAGCGGCCGCCACGAAAGCGGCCGGCGCCGTACTCGACTCCGCCCACAGCAGCGTCACCTGGCAGAGTCCCGTGTACCCCAAGGGCACCGGCGGTGGCACCGAGAGCTGTCCCGCTGCCGCCGCCGACCCCGACAACAAGGTCTGCGACCGCTTCGACCTGACCGTCTCGGTACCGGACGGCTACTGGGACGACAACCCCGAGGGCGGCGTACCGCTGTCGGTCAAGTGGGAGAAGCCCTCCGACGACTTCGACCTGTACGTCTACGACGACCACGGCAAGCAGGTGGCGTCCAGCGCCGGCACGGCCGACCCCGAGGCGACGGTGATCCCGCGCGCGTCGGGGACGTACCACGTCCTGGTCGTTCCGTACGACGCGCACGACAACTCCTTCACGGGCAGCGCGTACCTGCCCGCGACCACGGACGCCGGCGATCTCACGTCCTTCTCGGGCGGCGACGGCAGCTACACGATCGGAGCGGGCGCGCTCACCGCCCGCGCCGACTTCCTGACGGGCGGTCAACTCCGGCTCCAGGCGGACCCGTCGGGCTCGCTGAGCGATCCGGCGGGCACGGCCATCGTGCGCAAACAGCCCGCCCTCCAGCGGCACACCTCGTCCTTCGACGCGGGCGACTACTACGGCATCCGCTCCCCCGAGGCCGTGCTGCGCGTGTACAAGAAGCCGCTGCGGTTCGGGCTGTACAAGCCCGACGACCGCACCCGGATCTGGCAGGAGGACAAGCCGCTGCGCTGGTCCACCGGCGGAATGCGGCAGAGCCTCACGCGGGGCGCCGACGAGCAGTTCTTCGGCGGCGGCGAGCAGAACGGCACCTTCTCGCACCGCGGACAGACCATGTACGTGGCCAACAGTTTCGACTGGAACGAGGGCGGCTACAACAACTCCCAGCCGTTCTACCTCTCCAGCGCGGGCTACGGCGTCCTCCGCAACACCTTCGCGCCGGGCGTGTACACCTTCGGCTCGCCGGTCACCACCGGCCAGCAGGAACGACGCCTGGACGCCTACTACTTCCCCGGTGACGCCAAGCGGGTCATCGGCAAGTACACGGCGCTGGTCGGCAAGCCCTTCATGCCGCCGGTCTACGGCCTCGAACCCGGCGACTCGGACTGCTACCTGCACAACGCCAACCGGGGCGAGCGGCACACCCTGGACGCGCTGAAGATCGCCGACGGCTACACCGAGAACCAGATGCCGCTCGGCTGGATGCTGGTCAACGACGGCTACGGCTGCGGGTACGAGAACCTGGAGCAGACCGCGAAGGGCCTGCGGGACCACCACGCCCAGCTCGGTCTGTGGACCCAGGACGGCATCGACAAGCTCGCCGACCAGGTCAAGGCCGGCCAGCGGGTGGCCAAGCTGGACGTGGCCTGGGTCGGCAACGGCTACAAGTTCGCGCTGGACGCCTGCGACGCCGCCAAGAAGGGGATCGAGGACAACAGCGACGCGCGCGGGTTCGTCTGGCTGCCCGTGTCCTGGGCGGGCGCCCAGCGCTGCGGGGTGCTGTGGAGCGGCGACCAGAAGCTGTCCTGGGACTACATCCGCTGGCAGATACCGACGTACGCCGGGGCGACCCTGTCCGGCATCGCCTACAACACCGGTGACGTGGGCAGCATCTACCGTCACGACGCCAAGATGTACGCCCGGGACCTGCAGTGGAAGGCGTTCCTGCCGGCCGTCATGACCATGGACGGCTGGGCCAGTGACCTCACGACCGGAAAGCCCGCCGACCAGCAGCCGTGGCGGGACGGGGAGCCGTACACCTCGATCAACCGCAAGTACCTCCAGCTGAAGGAGCGGCTGCTGCCGTACATGTACACCCTGTCGGCGGAGGCGGCGAAGACGGGTGTGGGCGCGGTGCGTCCGTTGTGGCTGGAGTACCCGGACGACCCGGACACCCTGGGCGCCGAGGCGAAGTACGAGTTCCTGTCCGGCCCCGACTTCCTCGTCGCCCCGGTCTACCAGGACTCCGACACCCGTGACGGCATCTACCTCCCGAAGGGCACCTGGACCGACTACTGGACCGGCCGCACCTACCAGGGTCCGACCACTCTGAACGGCTACCACGCCCCGCTGGACACGCTCCCGTTGTTCGTGCGCGAGGGTGCGATCGTTCCCATGTGGCCCAAGGGCACGACGAGTTGGCAGACCCGCGACCGGCACGAGCTGGACTGGGACGTGTACCCGTCCGCGCACGGCACCAGCCGCTACACGCTCTACGAGGACGACGGCGTCACACGCGCCTTCGCCGAGGGCGCGGCGGCCACGCAGCGGGTGTCGGCGCACGCCGACGCGCGGGGGACGACGGTGACGGTCGGCGCGAGCAAGGGCGAGTACGCGGACAGGCCGGACGCCCGGACGTACCGGTTCACCGTGCACGGCGACACGGCACCCGCGCGGGTGCTCGTCGACGGGCGCCAACTGCCGGACTCCGCCTGGGCGTACGACGCGGACACCCATGTGACGACGATCAGCACACCGAGCCTGCCACTCGACAGCGGCTTCGCGGTGCGTCTGGTCGACGCCGAGTAA
- a CDS encoding PaaI family thioesterase — MSPSEPVVPKPGDLLAAMPFAAGLGIELQEATAERTVGILAWSPDVCTAGGALHGGALMALADSVGAVCAYLNLPEGASGTSTVESKTNFLRSVTAGHVHATARPLHLGGTLMVVQTDLRDDRNRLVGQTTQTQIVLRRNTD; from the coding sequence ATGTCCCCCTCCGAGCCGGTCGTCCCGAAGCCCGGTGATCTGCTGGCAGCCATGCCGTTCGCGGCCGGGCTGGGCATCGAGTTGCAGGAGGCCACGGCCGAGCGCACCGTCGGGATCCTGGCCTGGTCGCCGGACGTCTGTACGGCGGGCGGGGCGCTGCACGGCGGGGCGCTGATGGCGCTGGCGGACAGCGTCGGCGCCGTGTGTGCCTACCTCAACCTGCCCGAGGGGGCGTCCGGGACCTCGACGGTGGAGTCCAAGACCAACTTCCTGCGGTCGGTCACCGCCGGGCACGTCCACGCCACGGCCCGCCCCCTGCATCTCGGCGGCACGCTCATGGTGGTGCAGACGGATCTGCGCGACGACCGGAACCGGCTGGTCGGCCAGACCACGCAGACCCAGATCGTGCTCCGGAGGAACACCGACTGA
- a CDS encoding tautomerase family protein encodes MPFANFKVPAGSLDEQQKELIVTRATELYVGLYGERARATTLVLVEEVVDGGWGIGGGVLTLAMIQQPSEE; translated from the coding sequence ATGCCCTTCGCCAACTTCAAGGTCCCTGCCGGAAGCCTGGACGAGCAGCAGAAGGAGCTGATCGTCACGCGCGCCACCGAGCTGTACGTCGGGCTCTACGGCGAGCGTGCCCGCGCCACCACGCTGGTCCTCGTCGAAGAGGTCGTCGACGGTGGCTGGGGCATCGGGGGCGGTGTGCTGACGCTGGCCATGATCCAGCAGCCGTCCGAGGAGTGA
- a CDS encoding SDR family oxidoreductase, with product MLTDTPRTILVTGASSGFGALTVRALAEAGHTVYAGIRQTATRNAPAVADLGRHAAAHRVSLHAVDLDVTSQDSADAAVAHVLAAEGRLDVVVHNAGHMVTGPAEAFTPGQLADLYDVNVLGAQRVNRAALPHLRERGEGLLVWIGSSSTRGGCPPFLAPYFAAKAAMDALAVSYAGELIRFGIDTAIVVPGAFTSGTNHFAHAGTPADTERAAAYDERYGALLAGLDQRLAALVPPDADAAQVAEAVVRLVDLPAGRRPLRTHVDPSRDGSEVVSAVADRIRADFFHRAGLEDLLTAGSSL from the coding sequence ATGCTCACCGACACTCCCCGGACCATCCTGGTCACCGGCGCCTCCAGCGGCTTCGGCGCGCTGACCGTGCGGGCCCTGGCCGAGGCCGGCCACACCGTCTACGCGGGCATCCGGCAGACGGCCACCCGCAACGCGCCCGCCGTGGCCGACCTCGGCCGGCACGCGGCCGCACACCGCGTGTCCCTGCACGCGGTGGACCTCGACGTCACCTCCCAGGACTCGGCAGACGCGGCCGTCGCCCATGTCCTGGCCGCCGAGGGCCGGCTGGACGTGGTGGTCCACAACGCGGGCCACATGGTCACCGGGCCCGCCGAGGCCTTCACCCCCGGCCAGCTGGCCGATCTGTACGACGTCAACGTCCTCGGCGCCCAGCGCGTCAACCGGGCCGCGCTGCCCCATCTGCGGGAACGGGGCGAGGGCCTGCTGGTGTGGATCGGCAGTTCCAGCACCCGCGGCGGCTGCCCGCCGTTCCTCGCGCCGTACTTCGCCGCGAAGGCGGCGATGGACGCGCTGGCGGTCAGCTACGCCGGCGAGCTGATCCGGTTCGGCATCGACACCGCGATCGTCGTCCCGGGCGCGTTCACCTCCGGCACCAACCACTTCGCCCACGCGGGCACTCCCGCCGACACCGAGCGGGCCGCCGCCTACGACGAGCGCTACGGCGCCCTGCTGGCGGGCCTGGACCAGCGGCTCGCGGCGCTCGTCCCGCCGGATGCCGACGCGGCGCAGGTCGCCGAAGCCGTCGTACGCCTGGTGGACCTGCCCGCCGGCCGCCGGCCGCTGCGCACGCACGTCGACCCGAGCCGCGACGGCAGCGAGGTCGTCTCCGCGGTCGCCGACCGGATCCGCGCGGACTTCTTCCATCGCGCCGGGCTGGAGGACCTGCTCACCGCGGGCAGCTCCCTCTGA
- a CDS encoding SDR family oxidoreductase — MSTEISAHSTTPSAPRVAIVTGGSRGIGRETVKRLAADGYAVVVGYAGNREPAEAAVEEAVAAGGRAVAVRADVADETQVAALFETAADEFGGVDVVVHAAGRMYLATVAELDLAELDAMHRTNIRGTFVVARQAAHTLRPGGAFLTFSTSVVGLSFPAYGAYSASKGAVEALTMVLARELRGRDVTVNSVAPGPTATDLFLDGKDEETVARLAAQPPLERLGTPADIAEVVAFLASPAGHWVNGQVVRANGGIV; from the coding sequence ATGTCCACTGAAATATCCGCCCACTCCACCACCCCCTCCGCACCCCGCGTCGCCATCGTCACCGGAGGCTCCCGGGGGATCGGCCGCGAGACGGTCAAGCGGCTCGCCGCCGACGGATACGCCGTGGTGGTCGGGTACGCGGGCAACCGCGAGCCGGCCGAGGCCGCGGTCGAGGAAGCCGTCGCGGCAGGCGGTCGCGCGGTCGCCGTCCGCGCCGACGTCGCCGACGAGACGCAGGTCGCCGCGCTGTTCGAGACCGCCGCCGACGAGTTCGGCGGAGTCGACGTCGTGGTCCACGCGGCCGGGCGGATGTACCTCGCGACGGTCGCCGAGCTGGACCTGGCGGAGCTGGACGCGATGCACCGCACCAACATCCGCGGCACCTTCGTGGTCGCCCGGCAGGCGGCCCACACCCTGCGCCCCGGCGGCGCGTTCCTCACCTTCTCCACGTCCGTGGTGGGCCTGTCCTTCCCCGCCTACGGCGCCTACAGCGCCAGCAAGGGCGCGGTCGAGGCGTTGACCATGGTCCTGGCCCGCGAACTGCGCGGACGGGACGTCACCGTGAACTCCGTCGCCCCCGGGCCCACGGCCACCGATCTGTTCCTGGACGGCAAGGACGAGGAGACCGTCGCGAGGCTGGCCGCCCAGCCCCCGCTGGAGCGCCTCGGCACGCCGGCCGACATCGCCGAGGTGGTGGCCTTTCTCGCCTCCCCGGCCGGCCACTGGGTCAACGGCCAGGTGGTCCGCGCCAACGGCGGCATCGTCTGA
- a CDS encoding helix-turn-helix transcriptional regulator: MNQSELAAFLKSRRDRIRPADVGLPTGPRRRVPGLRREEVAQLAGLSADYYTELERGRGAQPSAQVLGALARALRLSGDERDHLFHLADRPVPTAHGTAAQAQPALVGLLDRLTTTPAQVINDLHETLVQNPLARALLGPPPATRGLEASFVHRWFTDPGARAVYPFEDHPHHSRVFVADLRAVAARRAKDADVGRLVATLRRRSAEFEELWEQRDVALRRTDHKRIVHPSLGVIELDCHNLFSEDGRQRLLWFSAPPGTEGAAQLELLSVIGTQDMTTGAEGLGRRPG, from the coding sequence GTGAACCAATCGGAGCTCGCCGCCTTCCTGAAGTCCCGCCGCGACCGGATCCGCCCCGCCGACGTCGGCCTGCCCACCGGGCCCCGCCGCCGGGTGCCGGGTCTCAGGCGCGAGGAGGTCGCCCAGCTGGCCGGGCTCTCCGCCGACTACTACACCGAGCTGGAGCGCGGTCGCGGGGCCCAGCCCTCCGCGCAGGTGCTGGGCGCGCTCGCCCGCGCGCTCAGGCTGAGCGGCGACGAACGCGATCACCTCTTCCACCTGGCCGACCGCCCCGTGCCGACCGCCCACGGCACGGCGGCACAGGCCCAGCCCGCCCTGGTCGGCCTGTTGGACCGGCTCACCACCACCCCCGCCCAGGTCATCAACGACCTGCACGAGACCCTCGTGCAGAACCCCCTCGCCCGCGCGCTCCTCGGCCCGCCACCGGCCACCCGCGGACTGGAGGCGAGCTTCGTCCACCGCTGGTTCACCGATCCCGGCGCCCGCGCCGTCTACCCCTTCGAGGACCACCCGCACCACTCCCGGGTGTTCGTCGCCGACCTGCGGGCGGTCGCCGCCCGGCGCGCCAAGGACGCCGACGTCGGCCGGCTGGTCGCCACGCTGCGCCGACGCAGCGCGGAGTTCGAGGAGCTCTGGGAGCAGCGGGACGTGGCCCTGCGCCGCACCGACCACAAGCGGATCGTCCATCCCTCGCTCGGCGTCATCGAACTGGACTGCCACAACCTGTTCAGCGAGGACGGCCGTCAGCGCCTGCTGTGGTTCAGTGCCCCGCCCGGCACCGAGGGCGCGGCCCAGCTGGAACTGCTGTCGGTGATCGGCACGCAGGACATGACGACCGGCGCGGAAGGTCTGGGGCGCCGGCCGGGCTGA
- a CDS encoding GNAT family N-acetyltransferase: MEITIHRPGDLTSALRGAWHRAMDESPEYANPFLAPEFTLGVGRHRGGTRVAVLREDGEAVGFFPYERSPFGTGRAIGLGLSDCQALVHRPGVTWDAGELLRACGISIFEFDHLVQEQRPFAPHVTGTFASPVIDVKPGDGAYAQWLRGAYPGLAKTTLKKERRLGRDIGEVRFVFDERDPEMLRTLMRWKSAQYRRTGRMDRFSRPWIVDLVDHLFHVREEHFTGVLSVLYAGDRPVAAHFGPRSSTVLAAWFTAYDPELHYYSPGLMMHLRTAEAAARHGVTLVDLGRGDKEYKDWLKTRELRVGEGFAARPHPVAVAQRLWRRPVRGLRNTVLAHPRLREPADRLLKTVGHLRAHERTAAAASPPSGPRSG, translated from the coding sequence GTGGAGATCACCATCCACAGACCCGGCGACCTGACCTCCGCGCTGCGCGGAGCCTGGCACCGGGCGATGGACGAGTCACCGGAATACGCCAATCCTTTCCTGGCGCCGGAGTTCACCCTCGGTGTCGGCCGCCACCGCGGCGGCACACGGGTGGCCGTCCTGCGGGAGGACGGGGAGGCGGTCGGCTTCTTCCCGTACGAGCGGAGCCCCTTCGGCACCGGCCGCGCCATCGGACTCGGGCTCTCCGACTGCCAGGCGCTCGTGCACCGGCCCGGAGTCACCTGGGACGCCGGAGAACTGCTGCGCGCCTGCGGGATCAGCATCTTCGAGTTCGATCATCTCGTCCAGGAACAGCGGCCGTTCGCCCCGCACGTCACCGGCACCTTCGCCTCGCCGGTGATCGACGTGAAGCCCGGCGACGGCGCCTACGCGCAGTGGCTGCGGGGCGCCTACCCGGGGCTGGCCAAGACGACCCTGAAGAAGGAGCGCCGCCTCGGGCGGGACATCGGCGAGGTGCGGTTCGTGTTCGACGAGCGCGATCCCGAGATGCTGCGCACGCTCATGCGCTGGAAGTCCGCCCAGTACCGCCGGACGGGGCGCATGGACCGGTTCTCGCGGCCCTGGATCGTCGATCTGGTGGACCATCTCTTCCACGTCCGCGAGGAGCACTTCACCGGGGTGCTGTCCGTGCTCTACGCGGGAGACCGTCCGGTCGCGGCCCACTTCGGTCCCCGCTCCAGCACGGTCCTCGCCGCCTGGTTCACCGCCTACGATCCCGAACTCCACTACTACTCCCCGGGGTTGATGATGCACCTGAGGACGGCCGAGGCGGCCGCCCGGCACGGGGTGACCCTGGTCGACCTGGGGCGCGGCGACAAGGAGTACAAGGACTGGCTCAAGACCCGTGAACTGCGGGTCGGCGAGGGCTTCGCCGCGCGCCCGCACCCCGTGGCCGTGGCCCAGCGGCTGTGGCGCCGCCCGGTGCGCGGCCTGCGCAACACGGTCCTGGCCCATCCCCGGCTGCGCGAGCCCGCCGACCGGCTGCTGAAGACGGTCGGCCACCTGCGCGCCCACGAGCGGACCGCTGCCGCCGCATCGCCCCCGAGCGGCCCCCGGTCGGGGTGA